From Chryseobacterium shandongense, the proteins below share one genomic window:
- a CDS encoding DUF6759 domain-containing protein, translating to MKKIFLLIFLCIFTLGFSQKKKKAKSKAIVEKETAIIYTENDAESTAEARVVAGFLKQNPGHAKTDYFKRKLMQIVMANNSPEAKPTIKTLSEDKIKQMVIDNNNLNKGKAVAANAGATTPERTVSYASVGGTASRKSGASEQHKKTAAMLTHMFNNDPMDKEAYINIKNRSKCNLIVKINGKKYYNLDVPANGQNFLLVEKGEYILTTMVCDAKYSSLKKITKDIEIELNLRDD from the coding sequence ATTTTCACAGAAAAAGAAAAAGGCAAAATCGAAAGCTATTGTTGAGAAGGAAACGGCCATTATCTACACGGAAAATGATGCTGAAAGTACCGCTGAAGCCAGAGTTGTAGCAGGATTTCTTAAGCAGAATCCCGGACATGCCAAAACGGATTATTTTAAGAGGAAGCTTATGCAGATCGTGATGGCAAACAATTCTCCGGAGGCTAAACCAACGATAAAAACGCTGAGTGAAGATAAGATCAAGCAGATGGTGATTGATAACAACAACCTTAATAAAGGAAAAGCTGTAGCTGCAAATGCAGGCGCCACAACTCCTGAAAGAACCGTTAGCTATGCCAGTGTTGGCGGAACGGCAAGCAGAAAATCAGGGGCAAGTGAGCAGCATAAAAAAACGGCAGCAATGCTTACTCATATGTTTAATAATGATCCTATGGATAAAGAAGCCTACATCAACATCAAAAATAGATCGAAGTGCAATCTTATCGTAAAAATCAATGGGAAAAAATATTATAATCTTGATGTTCCGGCAAACGGACAGAATTTCCTGCTGGTTGAAAAAGGAGAATATATTCTTACAACAATGGTTTGTGATGCGAAATATTCATCTTTAAAAAAGATCACTAAAGATATTGAGATCGAACTGAATCTGAGAGATGATTAG
- a CDS encoding acetyl-CoA carboxylase carboxyltransferase subunit alpha: MEYLSFELPIKELMDQLQTCSLVGEESGVDVKLACSQIEDKILEKKKEIYSNLTPWQRVQLSRHPDRPYALDYINGMADKGSFLELHGDRNFADDPAMVGGLLTLDGQKVMVIGTQKGRTTKERQHRRFGMPNPEGYRKALRLMKLAEKFQIPVVTLVDTPGAYPGLEAEERGQGEAIARNIFEMVQLKTPIFTYIIGEGASGGALGIGVGNKVYMLENTWYTVIAPESCSSILWRNWDHKEDAANALNLTPKDALREKFIDGIIEEPLGGAHYDPAGAFQNLKTSILQNIKAFSKFTGQELETQRQDKFIAMGQFKG, from the coding sequence ATGGAATATTTAAGTTTCGAACTTCCTATAAAAGAACTAATGGATCAACTTCAGACTTGTTCTTTGGTAGGAGAAGAAAGTGGTGTTGATGTAAAATTAGCATGTAGCCAAATCGAGGATAAGATTTTAGAAAAGAAAAAAGAAATCTACAGTAATCTTACCCCTTGGCAAAGAGTACAACTGTCTCGTCATCCGGATCGTCCTTACGCGTTGGATTATATCAACGGAATGGCAGACAAGGGGAGCTTCCTTGAGCTTCATGGAGACAGGAACTTCGCTGATGACCCGGCAATGGTAGGTGGCTTGCTTACCCTGGATGGCCAGAAAGTGATGGTGATCGGTACTCAGAAAGGCAGAACTACAAAAGAAAGACAACACAGAAGGTTCGGAATGCCGAATCCTGAAGGATATAGAAAAGCACTTCGACTGATGAAACTTGCTGAAAAGTTTCAAATCCCGGTAGTAACTTTGGTAGACACACCGGGAGCTTATCCTGGATTAGAAGCCGAAGAAAGGGGGCAGGGTGAAGCTATCGCGAGAAATATTTTTGAAATGGTGCAGCTTAAAACACCAATTTTCACTTATATCATCGGTGAAGGAGCGAGCGGCGGAGCTTTAGGAATTGGTGTAGGAAACAAAGTATATATGCTGGAAAACACATGGTACACCGTAATTGCGCCGGAAAGCTGTTCATCCATCCTGTGGAGAAACTGGGACCATAAGGAAGATGCGGCCAACGCACTGAATCTTACCCCGAAAGATGCTTTAAGAGAGAAATTCATCGACGGGATTATCGAAGAACCTCTTGGAGGAGCACATTATGATCCGGCAGGTGCATTTCAGAATCTTAAGACTTCTATTTTACAGAATATCAAAGCCTTCTCAAAATTCACAGGACAGGAACTTGAAACTCAAAGACAGGATAAGTTCATTGCAATGGGGCAATTTAAAGGATAA
- the gltX gene encoding glutamate--tRNA ligase, with protein MEKVRVRFAPSPTGPLHLGGVRTALYDYLFAKNQGGEFVLRIEDTDTARYVEGAEEYIEEALEWCGIIADESPKKGGKFAPYRQSERRDIYDRYTEQILKTDYAYIAFDTAEELDAIRAEYEARGDVFSYDNRTRNQLRNSLALSEEEVQKLLDEKTPYVVRFKMPVDRTLNLEDIIRGKFSVNTNTLDDKVLVKNDGMPTYHFANIIDDHEMEISHVIRGEEWLPSLGLHTLLYEAMGWEAPQFAHLSLILKPEGKGKLSKRDGDKFGFPVFPLNFTDPATGNVSKGYRESGYLPEAFINMVALLGWSPADDKEILSLDEMAKEFDLNKVHKAGARFSKEKAEWFNHQYIQQKSDQELLEILKNSDLNTTLSDEKLLKIISLMKERLTFVQDLTIDNEKGKFFFEAPASYDEKASKKAWNDQTSAILGELASHLENTDFNAEQLKQAVHDFAENKGLGMGKVMMPLRLSLVGELKGPDVPDIMELLGKEETISRINNAINNFK; from the coding sequence ATGGAGAAAGTAAGAGTACGTTTTGCTCCAAGTCCTACAGGACCTTTGCATTTAGGGGGCGTAAGAACCGCATTATATGATTATCTTTTTGCTAAAAACCAGGGTGGCGAATTTGTATTGAGAATTGAAGATACTGATACTGCCAGATACGTGGAAGGTGCAGAAGAATATATCGAAGAAGCTTTGGAATGGTGCGGAATTATTGCAGATGAAAGCCCTAAAAAAGGAGGAAAATTTGCTCCGTACCGACAATCTGAGAGAAGAGATATTTATGACCGGTATACGGAACAGATCCTGAAAACGGATTATGCTTATATTGCTTTCGACACTGCGGAAGAACTGGATGCAATCCGTGCAGAATATGAAGCCAGAGGTGACGTTTTTTCTTACGACAACAGAACGAGAAACCAGTTAAGAAACAGCCTGGCTCTTTCTGAAGAAGAAGTCCAAAAATTACTCGACGAAAAAACGCCGTATGTTGTAAGATTCAAAATGCCGGTAGACAGAACGCTGAATCTTGAAGATATTATCCGTGGAAAATTCTCTGTAAATACCAATACCTTAGACGATAAAGTTTTGGTAAAAAATGACGGAATGCCAACTTACCATTTTGCCAATATTATCGATGATCATGAAATGGAAATTTCCCATGTCATCCGTGGTGAGGAATGGCTGCCATCTTTAGGCCTGCATACTTTATTGTATGAAGCAATGGGTTGGGAAGCTCCGCAATTTGCGCACCTTTCGTTAATTCTAAAACCCGAAGGAAAAGGCAAGCTCAGCAAAAGAGACGGCGATAAATTCGGGTTTCCGGTATTTCCTTTGAACTTTACAGATCCTGCAACCGGAAATGTCTCAAAAGGCTACCGTGAAAGCGGGTATCTTCCGGAAGCATTCATCAATATGGTTGCCTTATTGGGTTGGTCGCCTGCAGATGATAAGGAAATTTTATCTCTGGACGAAATGGCAAAAGAATTTGATTTAAATAAAGTTCATAAAGCCGGTGCGAGATTCAGCAAAGAAAAAGCAGAATGGTTCAACCATCAGTATATCCAGCAAAAATCTGATCAGGAATTGCTTGAAATTTTAAAAAATTCAGACTTAAACACAACCCTTTCGGATGAAAAATTATTGAAAATAATTTCTTTAATGAAAGAAAGGCTAACTTTCGTACAAGATCTTACTATTGATAATGAAAAAGGAAAATTTTTCTTCGAAGCACCTGCTTCTTATGATGAAAAAGCTTCAAAAAAAGCTTGGAATGATCAAACTTCGGCTATTTTGGGAGAATTGGCTTCTCATCTGGAGAATACAGATTTTAATGCTGAACAATTGAAGCAGGCTGTCCATGATTTTGCAGAAAATAAAGGCTTGGGAATGGGTAAAGTAATGATGCCTTTACGTTTATCTTTAGTAGGAGAACTAAAAGGGCCGGACGTTCCGGATATCATGGAACTTCTTGGAAAAGAGGAAACTATCTCCAGAATAAATAATGCGATCAATAATTTTAAATAG
- a CDS encoding phosphomannose isomerase type II C-terminal cupin domain: MLEIGDRPWGKYYVLADEPNYKLKRIEVNPGQKLSYQYHHKRQEQWTIIEGDATVVLDDKEISLKYGESIFIPLGAKHRMMNLSDKPVVFIEVQTGTYFGEDDIVRIEDEYDRN; encoded by the coding sequence ATGTTAGAAATAGGGGATAGACCTTGGGGAAAATATTATGTATTGGCAGATGAGCCGAATTACAAGTTGAAAAGAATCGAAGTAAATCCGGGCCAGAAGCTTTCTTACCAGTACCATCATAAAAGACAGGAGCAGTGGACTATTATTGAAGGTGATGCCACGGTGGTTCTGGACGATAAGGAGATCAGCCTAAAATACGGAGAGAGTATTTTTATTCCTCTTGGGGCAAAACACAGAATGATGAATCTTTCCGATAAGCCTGTTGTATTTATTGAAGTGCAGACCGGAACTTATTTCGGGGAAGATGATATTGTGAGGATTGAAGATGAATATGATAGAAATTAA
- a CDS encoding glycosyltransferase: MGIKRFFKNKIKDRNFIKNKRKLKINHYDLDFFENYVFNFTKCENPEVSIIIPVYNQIRYTLNCLYTIDQFDRDIQKEIIIINDNSTDNTLEYLKKINGITVIDNPENLGFLRNVNKGIHAAKGEYVYLLNNDVEVQENYLSSLLNVFKSKDKVGAVGSKMIFADNTLQEAGCLIFENTEIVNLGRCEAIDTPKYNFLRKVDYCSGCSLLFQRLDGSGNLNLLDEAFLPAYYEETDLCQRLKYEQGLDIYYQPGSEIIHFENISYTGKDNSKELLLQKNREIFMSRWNQYFTNTRFLDKGNTNNINAFYKKPNILILEELIPKPDKDSGSRRFLEIIKILQKNQHRIILAVKQLNDEDDAYVNFFRGIGVEVCKDFVNAQDKIVKVKDQVQEALQFVDVVWIFRPTGFDFWYKIIKDKLSGQKIIYDMVDLHYLRMERENEYIPITKHRKKEMKFFRETEYSAMQATDVVVSISDEEKKIVSGQGVHNKKIFTVSNIHEQVKTQDVAYSEREGLLFIGGFYHMPNMDAVKFLYENIMPLVWAKDASIKINILGPDFPEEIKQQYNSDRFCILGYQKSVDYWFENSRIFVAPLRYGAGVKGKIGQALEFSLPVVTTFIGAEGMGLADGETALVSENNAQHFADKILELYHNEELWNTIHQNSTQPLEKFSVKQQEKNIKSMFEYLGFK; this comes from the coding sequence ATGGGAATTAAAAGATTTTTTAAAAATAAAATCAAGGATCGTAATTTTATTAAGAATAAGAGAAAACTTAAGATTAATCATTATGATTTAGATTTTTTTGAGAATTATGTTTTTAATTTCACTAAATGCGAAAATCCTGAAGTTTCCATTATTATCCCCGTTTACAACCAGATAAGATACACCTTAAACTGCCTTTACACCATCGATCAGTTTGACCGTGATATTCAAAAGGAAATTATCATCATCAACGACAACAGTACAGATAATACTTTAGAATATTTAAAGAAGATTAATGGAATAACCGTTATTGATAACCCTGAGAATCTTGGTTTCCTCAGAAATGTTAATAAAGGCATTCATGCGGCAAAAGGAGAATATGTCTACCTTCTGAACAACGACGTTGAAGTTCAGGAAAATTATTTGTCTAGCCTCCTGAATGTTTTCAAAAGTAAAGATAAGGTTGGTGCCGTAGGTTCTAAAATGATTTTTGCAGATAATACGCTGCAGGAAGCCGGCTGTCTTATTTTTGAAAATACGGAAATCGTAAACCTGGGAAGATGCGAGGCGATTGATACTCCAAAGTATAACTTTTTAAGAAAGGTAGATTATTGTTCCGGATGCAGTTTATTGTTTCAAAGATTAGACGGCAGCGGAAATCTTAATCTTCTGGATGAAGCCTTTCTGCCTGCTTATTATGAAGAAACCGATCTTTGCCAGCGTTTGAAATATGAGCAGGGGTTAGATATTTATTATCAGCCGGGCTCTGAAATTATTCATTTTGAAAATATTTCCTACACAGGAAAAGACAATAGTAAAGAACTTCTGCTTCAGAAGAACAGGGAAATCTTCATGAGCAGATGGAATCAATATTTTACCAATACAAGATTTCTTGATAAAGGAAATACCAATAATATCAACGCTTTTTATAAAAAACCGAATATCTTAATTCTTGAAGAACTTATTCCGAAGCCGGATAAAGATTCCGGTTCCAGAAGATTTTTGGAAATTATAAAAATACTTCAGAAAAATCAACACAGGATAATTTTAGCTGTAAAACAGCTTAACGACGAAGATGATGCTTATGTGAATTTTTTCAGAGGTATCGGTGTTGAAGTCTGTAAAGATTTTGTCAATGCGCAGGATAAAATCGTTAAAGTTAAAGATCAGGTACAGGAAGCTCTTCAGTTTGTAGATGTTGTCTGGATTTTCAGGCCTACAGGTTTTGATTTTTGGTATAAAATAATTAAAGATAAACTTTCCGGGCAGAAAATAATTTACGATATGGTAGATCTTCATTATCTGAGAATGGAAAGAGAAAATGAATATATTCCGATAACAAAACACCGTAAAAAAGAAATGAAATTCTTTCGGGAAACAGAATATTCCGCCATGCAGGCAACAGATGTAGTGGTTTCCATCAGTGATGAAGAAAAAAAAATCGTTTCCGGGCAAGGTGTTCATAATAAAAAAATATTTACAGTCAGTAATATTCATGAGCAGGTGAAGACTCAGGACGTAGCATATTCTGAAAGAGAAGGCCTGTTATTTATAGGCGGTTTTTACCATATGCCTAATATGGATGCCGTAAAATTCTTATATGAAAACATAATGCCTTTAGTTTGGGCTAAAGATGCTTCAATTAAAATTAATATACTCGGGCCAGATTTTCCTGAGGAAATAAAACAACAATATAATTCAGACCGTTTCTGTATTCTAGGATATCAGAAAAGTGTTGATTATTGGTTTGAAAATTCAAGAATTTTTGTAGCACCGTTGAGGTACGGAGCCGGTGTTAAAGGTAAAATAGGCCAGGCTCTGGAATTTTCCCTGCCCGTGGTAACAACTTTTATCGGTGCAGAAGGAATGGGACTTGCAGACGGAGAAACAGCATTGGTGTCGGAAAACAACGCTCAACATTTTGCAGATAAAATCCTTGAGCTTTACCACAATGAAGAACTCTGGAATACAATTCACCAAAACAGTACTCAGCCTCTCGAAAAATTTTCTGTAAAGCAGCAGGAGAAAAACATCAAAAGTATGTTTGAATATTTAGGATTCAAATAA
- a CDS encoding glycosyltransferase, which produces MSPSVSIIVPCYNASHYMHEVLLSIQNQTYKNFQCILINDGSTDNTLEIIKNFPDERFEIYDQQNKGLSDTRNFGLEKAEGDFIFFCDSDDLLPPKAIETLVFAYTGKEDIIVGKTATYSWDKKENVSSLPHPSERQVIANDHSEVLIKNMTEGLSPIAQNKLYRKAFIRENHLKFLSGIYHEDELWFFETMFRAKNVTFIPEVTYLYTVDNAQSITKKKSDKNLLGYLSVIKTIYNKYYLKYPDSNISAYYISYLKKITIGNFKNDSNYSDEAVFEMEKTFKEANPEFNDAINLKNIEKTYFKYLNTVSLKDSNTIKKEYFNRPVNSLRKHFKIIMFRLFNSNSK; this is translated from the coding sequence ATGAGCCCTTCAGTAAGTATTATTGTTCCCTGTTACAATGCTTCGCATTATATGCATGAAGTACTTTTAAGCATTCAGAATCAGACGTATAAAAACTTTCAGTGCATCCTGATCAATGATGGCAGCACGGACAATACGCTGGAAATTATTAAAAATTTCCCTGATGAAAGGTTTGAAATATATGACCAGCAGAATAAAGGGCTCTCTGATACAAGAAATTTCGGATTAGAAAAAGCTGAAGGTGATTTTATTTTTTTCTGCGACAGTGACGATCTGCTTCCTCCAAAAGCTATTGAAACCCTCGTGTTCGCCTACACCGGAAAAGAAGATATTATCGTTGGAAAAACGGCCACCTATTCATGGGATAAAAAAGAAAATGTTTCATCATTGCCTCATCCTTCTGAAAGGCAAGTAATTGCAAATGATCATTCTGAGGTTCTCATTAAAAATATGACCGAAGGCTTAAGTCCTATTGCACAGAATAAACTGTACAGAAAAGCATTTATCCGAGAAAATCATCTGAAATTTTTAAGCGGAATCTACCATGAAGATGAATTGTGGTTTTTCGAAACCATGTTCAGGGCAAAAAACGTAACATTCATTCCTGAAGTTACTTATCTTTATACCGTTGACAATGCGCAGTCGATAACTAAAAAGAAAAGCGATAAAAATCTTTTAGGCTATCTGAGCGTTATTAAAACCATTTACAATAAATATTATCTTAAATATCCGGATAGTAATATCAGTGCGTATTATATTTCCTATCTGAAAAAAATAACTATCGGAAATTTTAAAAATGATTCCAATTATTCCGATGAAGCAGTATTTGAAATGGAAAAGACATTTAAGGAAGCGAATCCCGAATTCAATGATGCGATTAACCTGAAAAATATTGAAAAAACTTACTTTAAATACCTTAATACAGTCAGTTTAAAGGACAGCAATACGATAAAAAAAGAATACTTCAACAGGCCCGTTAATAGTCTGCGAAAACATTTCAAAATCATCATGTTCCGTCTTTTTAATTCAAATTCAAAATGA
- a CDS encoding glycosyltransferase, with translation MGIIKRIKKHFKRKEKLSILNTQEIVNISSFDPSKKTILFASRDFPTHDKDSGSNRLKEIILIYKKLGFNCILFAPHIFEDDAYVKFYKEHDILVFTENKKYKTIYDFLSDFKNVDFVWFNGPLALNLFYQKIKNILPAAKFIYDMVDIHFLRYKRAIELEPSRISLKKKYKHFFRLETVIAPQLDYMIAISDKEKEIMQKYADETKILTISNIHYPKIDISKRNDFASSKGVIFIGSIHEPNIDAVKFLYEKIMPLVWKKNPDLEVSVIGNVADKLDLKLYPKFKFLGFVESIEEHFMTSKLMVAPLRFGAGVKGKIGQAFEYFLPVVTTDIGAEGMQLANEKNVLIANDEQSFAEAIIQLNNNENLWNTLSENSVDSLRPFSTQAVNETLKKII, from the coding sequence ATGGGAATTATAAAGAGAATTAAAAAACACTTTAAAAGAAAAGAAAAACTCAGCATTCTAAATACACAGGAGATTGTTAATATAAGCTCTTTCGACCCGTCAAAAAAAACCATTTTATTCGCATCCCGGGATTTTCCTACTCATGATAAAGATTCCGGATCCAACAGACTTAAAGAAATTATCCTGATTTATAAAAAACTCGGTTTCAATTGTATTCTTTTCGCACCTCATATTTTTGAAGATGATGCTTATGTGAAATTTTACAAGGAACATGACATACTTGTATTCACTGAAAACAAAAAATACAAAACCATCTATGATTTTCTAAGTGATTTTAAAAATGTGGATTTTGTCTGGTTTAATGGTCCTCTTGCCCTGAATTTATTCTACCAGAAAATAAAAAATATTCTGCCCGCTGCGAAATTCATCTATGATATGGTAGATATTCATTTTCTACGTTATAAAAGAGCGATTGAGCTTGAACCAAGCCGTATTTCATTAAAGAAAAAATATAAGCATTTTTTTCGTCTGGAAACTGTTATTGCACCGCAGCTGGATTACATGATTGCTATCTCCGATAAAGAAAAAGAGATCATGCAAAAGTATGCAGATGAGACAAAAATACTTACCATATCCAATATACATTATCCTAAAATTGATATTTCAAAAAGGAATGATTTTGCGTCAAGCAAGGGAGTTATATTCATCGGTTCGATTCATGAACCTAATATTGACGCGGTAAAGTTTTTATATGAAAAAATAATGCCTCTCGTCTGGAAAAAAAATCCCGACCTTGAAGTAAGCGTTATCGGAAATGTGGCTGATAAGCTTGATCTGAAATTATATCCTAAATTCAAATTCCTGGGATTTGTGGAAAGTATTGAAGAGCATTTTATGACATCAAAACTGATGGTCGCGCCATTGAGATTCGGAGCCGGCGTAAAAGGTAAGATAGGCCAGGCTTTTGAATATTTTTTACCTGTAGTGACTACGGATATTGGTGCTGAAGGCATGCAGCTGGCCAACGAAAAAAATGTACTTATTGCCAATGATGAGCAATCCTTTGCAGAAGCCATCATACAACTGAATAATAATGAAAATCTCTGGAATACACTTAGTGAAAATTCGGTAGACAGCCTCCGCCCTTTTTCAACACAAGCAGTAAACGAAACCCTGAAAAAAATTATTTAA
- a CDS encoding glycosyltransferase family protein codes for MKICVISFDFWGYDHYIVDALRSKNIDAHHIKIADVTHSNFSERATNAVSKIFLNKNLKTEKRQRFVTDSLQQLGYQDQILVMNPDTFDLSTLKEIRKYTSRLITYLYDSLDRLVVDKEKLDLFDKIFSFDIADVEKYGFEKLTNYIYLPFCAAEKQNPQMDLFYITSYDKKRVEFIKLLTKRLLQLTSKFQIIVIGKKGWKHQLKNAFIKIPENLHIIFSIKKISHKKLPEYYKNSRALLDLTRENQYGLSFRVFEAMALEKKIITDNELIKRYDFYNPQNILVLNKTCSNLEKSFFETPYEKVPEEIYYSYTLEHWTDKVFGLNKKT; via the coding sequence ATGAAAATTTGTGTAATTAGTTTCGATTTCTGGGGATACGACCACTATATAGTTGATGCTTTACGTTCTAAAAATATAGATGCCCATCACATTAAAATTGCCGATGTAACCCATTCTAATTTTAGTGAAAGGGCAACAAACGCCGTAAGTAAAATTTTCCTTAACAAAAACCTGAAAACAGAAAAGAGACAACGATTTGTTACCGATTCTCTTCAACAGCTGGGATACCAAGACCAGATACTGGTGATGAATCCTGACACTTTTGATCTGTCTACACTTAAGGAAATCAGAAAATATACCAGCCGCCTTATTACCTATCTTTATGACAGTTTGGACCGCTTGGTGGTGGACAAAGAAAAACTTGATCTTTTTGACAAAATTTTTTCGTTTGATATTGCCGATGTTGAAAAGTACGGCTTTGAAAAGCTAACCAATTATATTTATCTTCCGTTTTGTGCGGCGGAAAAACAGAACCCACAGATGGATCTCTTTTATATAACTTCTTATGATAAAAAAAGAGTAGAATTCATTAAACTGCTTACCAAAAGACTGCTTCAGCTTACATCTAAATTTCAGATTATTGTTATCGGAAAAAAAGGATGGAAACATCAACTAAAAAATGCATTCATCAAAATCCCGGAAAATCTGCACATCATATTCAGTATTAAAAAAATAAGTCATAAAAAACTTCCCGAATATTATAAAAATTCGCGAGCTTTGCTTGATCTGACCCGCGAAAATCAATATGGACTTAGTTTCAGGGTTTTTGAAGCAATGGCTTTAGAAAAGAAAATTATTACGGATAATGAACTGATCAAAAGGTATGATTTTTATAACCCTCAGAATATTCTGGTTTTAAACAAAACGTGCAGTAATCTTGAAAAGTCCTTTTTTGAGACACCTTACGAAAAAGTTCCGGAAGAAATTTATTACAGCTATACCCTGGAACATTGGACAGATAAAGTTTTCGGGCTCAACAAAAAAACTTAA
- a CDS encoding glycosyltransferase family 2 protein, producing MAEELMKNVSGLIITYNEEKNIQEVLKCFDFCDEIIIVDSFSTDKTIEIAKQFSKVKVIQNAFEDFTKQRNIALDAAKNDWVLFLDGDERITASLKNEILEELKKPAQKDAYYFYRKFYFAHKPIHYSGTQTDKNFRLFRKSKARYTGDKKVHETLHVNGTIGVLKNKLLHFSVSDYESYKSKMIHYGVLKGQELAAKGKKYSLAAQYSKTAFKFFKAYILRLGILDGKEGYQLSYLQSISVFETYESLKKEQN from the coding sequence ATGGCAGAAGAGCTTATGAAGAATGTAAGCGGATTAATCATAACGTATAACGAAGAAAAAAACATTCAGGAAGTACTGAAGTGCTTTGATTTCTGTGATGAAATTATTATAGTAGATTCTTTCAGTACAGACAAGACAATAGAAATCGCAAAGCAGTTTTCTAAAGTAAAGGTAATTCAAAATGCGTTTGAGGATTTTACCAAGCAAAGAAATATTGCTTTGGATGCCGCAAAAAATGACTGGGTATTGTTTCTTGACGGAGATGAGCGAATTACTGCGTCTTTAAAAAATGAAATTCTGGAAGAATTAAAGAAGCCGGCGCAGAAAGATGCCTATTATTTTTATAGAAAATTTTATTTTGCGCATAAGCCCATCCATTATTCAGGAACACAGACCGATAAGAACTTCAGGCTTTTCAGAAAGTCGAAAGCCAGATACACCGGTGACAAAAAAGTTCACGAAACGCTCCATGTAAACGGAACAATTGGAGTACTGAAAAATAAGCTTCTGCATTTTTCCGTTAGTGATTATGAATCCTATAAATCAAAAATGATTCATTACGGAGTTCTGAAAGGTCAGGAACTGGCAGCCAAAGGAAAAAAATATAGTCTTGCAGCACAGTATTCAAAAACAGCATTTAAGTTTTTTAAGGCATACATTTTGCGTTTAGGTATTCTTGACGGAAAAGAAGGTTATCAGCTTTCCTATCTACAGTCCATAAGTGTTTTTGAAACGTATGAATCATTAAAAAAGGAGCAAAACTAA
- the rocD gene encoding ornithine--oxo-acid transaminase, translating to MSTAETVKNSQYFIDLEDKHGAHNYHPLPVVLDKGEGVFVWDVEGKKYYDFLSAYSAVNQGHSHPKIVEALVEQAKKLALTSRAFYNSRLGEYEQKITTLFGFDKVLPMNSGAEAVETAVKLARKWSYEIKGISENAAKIIVCENNFHGRTTTIVSFSNDPDANQNYGPFTPGFIKIPYNNLEALEEVLNRESDSIAAFLVEPIQGEAGVYVPDSGFLKSASELCKKYNVLFIADEVQTGIARTGKLIACHHEDVQPDILILGKALSGGMYPVSAVLANNEIMNVIKPGQHGSTFGGNPIACAVAVAALDVVQEEKLSERAEELGKLFRSEIEKLIEKTELITKVRGKGLLNAILINDTPESSTAWNICLQLKENGLLAKPTHGNIIRLAPPLVITEEQLLDCVKIIEKTIHSFQ from the coding sequence ATGTCAACAGCAGAAACAGTTAAAAATTCACAGTATTTTATTGACCTTGAAGACAAGCACGGTGCTCACAACTACCACCCTCTTCCCGTTGTACTGGACAAAGGAGAAGGTGTTTTTGTGTGGGATGTGGAAGGCAAAAAATATTATGACTTTTTATCCGCTTATTCTGCCGTTAATCAAGGACATTCTCACCCAAAAATTGTAGAAGCATTAGTTGAGCAGGCTAAAAAATTGGCTTTAACGTCAAGAGCATTCTACAATTCCAGATTGGGAGAATATGAACAGAAGATCACTACTCTTTTTGGTTTTGATAAAGTTTTACCCATGAATTCCGGAGCTGAAGCGGTGGAAACGGCGGTAAAATTGGCCAGAAAATGGAGCTATGAAATCAAAGGAATTTCTGAAAATGCGGCAAAAATAATAGTCTGCGAAAATAACTTTCACGGAAGAACCACCACCATTGTTTCATTTTCAAACGATCCGGATGCCAATCAGAACTATGGCCCTTTTACACCTGGATTTATCAAAATTCCTTACAATAACCTTGAAGCTTTAGAAGAAGTTTTAAACAGAGAATCAGACAGTATTGCTGCATTCCTTGTGGAACCGATTCAGGGAGAAGCGGGAGTGTATGTTCCGGACAGTGGCTTTCTGAAAAGTGCTTCTGAATTATGTAAAAAATACAATGTTCTCTTTATTGCAGATGAAGTTCAGACAGGAATTGCAAGAACAGGAAAGTTAATAGCATGTCACCATGAAGACGTGCAGCCGGATATCCTGATTTTAGGAAAGGCTCTTTCCGGGGGAATGTATCCTGTTTCAGCGGTATTGGCCAATAATGAGATTATGAACGTCATCAAACCAGGACAACACGGTTCAACATTTGGAGGAAATCCTATTGCCTGCGCAGTAGCAGTAGCAGCATTAGATGTTGTACAGGAAGAAAAACTATCTGAGAGAGCGGAAGAACTGGGAAAATTATTCCGTTCCGAAATTGAAAAACTAATAGAAAAAACCGAACTTATTACCAAAGTTAGAGGTAAAGGACTACTGAATGCTATTTTAATTAACGATACTCCGGAAAGCTCTACCGCGTGGAACATCTGTTTACAACTAAAGGAAAACGGACTTCTCGCCAAACCTACCCACGGAAATATTATCAGACTTGCACCACCTTTGGTCATTACGGAAGAACAGCTTTTAGACTGTGTGAAAATTATCGAAAAAACCATCCATTCGTTTCAATAG